The genomic interval ATTTGTCTTTATGGGATTGGTGCTGCAGAAAACCCGTCTGGCAGAACAACTGCTTGAATCTATGGGCAAGCTGTTTGGCAGTGTGCGTGGTGGTTTGGCGATTTCAACCGTGCTAGTGGGCGCACTTCTGGCTGCCTCAACAGGCGTTGTGGGTGCTTCTGTGGTAGCGATGGGGCTTATTTCGCTCCCAGTTATGTTGAAGTACAACTACGATAAAGGGCTAGCGTGCGGCACCATTTGTGCGTCCGGTACCTTAGGGCAAATTATTCCGCCTTCGATTGTCTTGATCCTATTAGGTGATGTGCTCGGCGTGCCAGTGGGCGATCTGTTCCAAGCGGCAGTGTGGCCGGGAATTGTGCTGGTGGGCGTGTATGTTATCTATATTTTGATTTATGCAAAATTAAATCCAGAAGCAGCTCAGCCGATGGAGCGCGATGATACCATCAGCCGCAAGCAAGAAGTTGTTAAAGCGTTGAAAGCGGTGATCCCGCCTTTGGCTTTGATTGTGGTGGTGCTTGGTTCCATCTTTGCCGGTGTAGCAACACCCACCGAGTCTGCTGCGTTAGGTGGCGCGGGTGCGATTGTGCTGGCCATTCTGTACAAGCAATTTAGCTGGGGCATGGTATACGATTCAGCCAAAGAAACCGTCAAAGTCACCGCGATGGTGTTTGCCATCTTGCTAGGGGCGACGGCATTCTCCATGGCCTTCACCTACACCGGTGGCGACGAGCTGGTGGAAGAGTGGATGCTGGCTATCCCTGGTGATAAGTGGGGCTTCCTCATTATCACGATGTTGGTGATTTTGCTCCTCGGTTTCTTCATCGATTTCGTTGAAATTTGTTTCATTATTGTGCCGATTCTTGCGCCTGTGGCAGAAATTTTGGGCATCAATATGACTTGGTTTGCCATTCTAATTGCGATGAACTTGCAGACATCGTTCTTGACGCCACCTTTTGGCTTTAGCCTTTTCTATCTCAAAGGGGTCGCTCCTGCGGGTGTGACCACCCGAGATATTTATCGCGGTGTGATGCCATTTATCGGCTTACAAATACTGGTGCTGGCCTCACTGCTGGTGTTCCCATCTTTTTATGGCATGGGTTAGATCGCTAATTTGTTGGATTTGTGAGCCAAAAGTTTCAATATTGGTTCCGTAGTTGATAGAGTAAAACTGCTTCCAAGGAGTGGAAGCAGTTTCTTTATTAGGGACTGAAGTATGCCACTGAAAGTTAAGTTAATTCTGCTAACATTACTGCCACTGTTGTTGGTTTCTGCCAGCATCAGTTGGATCTCTATTTATCAAGCGAAAACCTTAGGGCATAAGGAAGTGGCGATTTTCAAACAGAGCTTGATAAAGTCGCGTGAAAGCGCACTGAAAGACAGTGTCGATCAAGCATTCGATGCCATCTCTTACATCTACAACAACCCTGATTTATCTCAAGAGGAAGCGCAGCGCCGAGTCAAAGCGCTGTTGACGCAAATTCGCTATGGTGCGGATGGCTATTTTTTTGCGTACGACAAGCGGGGCACAAACTTGGTTCATCCCATACTGCCCGAACTTGTCGGACAAAACTTACTGCATATCCAAGATCAAAATGGTGACCACTTGATTGAAGCGCTGTTGTATCAAGCGCAAACGGGTGGTGGTTTTCACCAGTATTTATGGCAGAAACCGTCAACGGGGGAGACAGTCCCGAAACTCAGTTATGCGGCTTGGCTGGATAAATGGGATTGGATGATAGGGACGGGTCTGTACATTGAAGATATCAGTGAAGAAGTGGCGAATATGCAGGCCGCAATTAATAAAAACATTGAAACGACATTCTTCTCGGTGGTGGTGATTTTGTTGGTCACGGTGTCGGTCATCGTGGTGCTGACGTTAGCCATTAACCTGCACGAACACCGCTTGGCCGATAAAAACCTCAAAGAGCTGGCCCATAAGACGGTGATGTTTCAAGAAGATGAGAAAAAACACCTCGCTCGAGAGCTCCATGACGGGATTAACCAACTGTTGGTTTCGAGCAAATGTCATTTGGAACTGCTGGCGCACAAGGTGCAAGACCCGTCGCTAAAAGTGCATCTTGATAAATCTCAACAATCGCTCACCACGGCCATTAACGAAGTTCGTCATATCTCACATCAGCTTCGCCCCAGCGCGCTGGATGACATCGGCCTTGAAGCGGCGTTATCGAGTTTGATGCAAGATTTTCGTTCCCACTCGGGCATAGACATCGACATTTTGTTCGATACGCAAGATGGCCGTTTAAAATCCGAGGTGGCCACGACACTCTATCGGGTGGTACAAGAGTCGCTCAACAACATTGAAAAACACGCAGGCGCGAAAAAAGTGACGGTGATTTTGCAGCAGATGGGCAATATTCTTCAGTTACTGATTCGCGATGATGGCTATGGGTTTAACGTCAGTGATGCTTTACGTAAACGAGGCATTGGGTTAAGAAATATGAGAGAGCGAGTGGAATTCATTGGTGGTGATTTTGAACTAATGAGTGAACCTGGCTTTGGGACTGAAATAACGGTGTTATTGAATTTAGATGGATTGACCTATGGATAAGCCAATTCGAGTTGTAATAGTCGATGATCATCAAGTGGTGTTGGATGGGTTTATGGCTCGATTGGAAATGGAGCCGGAAATCGATGTGGTTGGTACCGCAAGTAATGGTTTGGAAGCCTTGGACGTGGTGAAACAGCATAAACCCGATGTGGTTTTGATGGACATTAGTATGCCCATTTTAAATGGCATTGAAGCCACCCGAATGATCAAAGCGGAGTGGCCTGAGGCCAAAATTTTAATGCTGACCATGCATGATAATCGCGAATACATCATGAAGGTGATGCAAGAGGGCGCTGTTGGTTACATGCTCAAAGAAATATCAGCGGAGAAAATGGTGCAAGCAATCAAGACCGTCAACCAAGGCTCAACCTATTTCTGTGAATCCGTCACGCAAACCTTGTTCACGCAAGAAATTGTCCCCGCGGCCCAAAGGCCAAATCCACTCAGCCGTCGTGAAGAAGCGGTGTTAAGACTGGTTGCACAAGGACACAGCAGCAAGAAAATTGCGACGTTACTGGAGATCAGCTATCGGACGGTTGAAACGCATCGTCATAACATCAAACATAAATTAGATTTGAACTCGACAGCAGAACTGGCGAAGTATGCGCTAGAGCAAGGGTTGATTGAATAGGGGGAGTGCCCCTATTCAATGTTGCAAATATCGCGTCTTCTTTGAAAACATGCCTGCAATGGGTTAGTTGTATTAAGACTCTTGCTCAGTTTTGGCGATGTTGCCAATTTCAAGAATAGGAGCAACGTCTATTTGCTCCGCACTCATCATACTAGAGATGCGTTGCACTGAAGAGAGTAGCAACGACTGCTCCCATTCCTGCAGTTTTTGAAATTCAGTCACAAAGTTTTCTTGCAATGGCATGGGTGCTTGCGCAAGCAGCGCTGACCCTGATTCTGTCAATATCGCGTGGACCTTTCGCTTGTCCTCTTGGCTACGTACACGCTGCACATGACCATTCCTTTCTAGGCGATCAAGAATAGTGGTCGCCGTGGCTTGGCTCATGTTGGTGTGATTAGACAACTGACGGATGGTCACCTCACCCAGATCTTTTATGGCCCGCATCAAGATAAGCTGTGGTGCGGTCAGCCCAGACACCTTGTTCAGTTTCTTTGAATGGAGATCGATCGCGCGAATGATTTGACGAATTGCGATCAGGACTTCTTCATGTTTTTCCACTATGGCCAGCCTATCCGATTTTTACTGTTGGGGGGGATTTGTACATATCGCGATTGACTCGATCCTAAGTCGTTGAATCCCTGTATACGTCAAGGGGAGGCGTTTGAAATGGACGAGGCAATAAGAAGCTCATTTTAGCGCATCTTTTGGCAAATTTCACTTCGTTGTGTAATGTTTAGATGTCGAATTATTTGTCGTGTCGTTTTACGTGTCATATTGTCCCGTTAATTGAGTTTTAGGCCAGATATCCGGTGGTAATTTGCATTTTGTGTGTGATTTCTGTTAGGGTATTAGCCGATTTGAAATGATAAATGTGTTGTTCTCTAACTAATATTGGGCTGTATTTTCAAAATTAGTTAGTGTCTTTTGAAAAGTTATCGTTAAGTGAGTGAGAATGACAAAAGGTATAGATAAGTACAGTATTGACAGTACGGACTACACCGTTGGACAAGATAATGTTCAGCGTTGGGGGTTCGATGTTCACAACCCAGTTTTCGGCATCAGTGCTGGATTAGTGGGTCTATTTTTAGTTGCTGCATTAGTGTTGGATGCGCACACGATGAAAACCGCTTTAGACGGTATTAAATGGCAAATCATCGGCGCGTTTGACTGGTTGTTTATTTGGTCGGGCAATATTTTCGTCATCTTCTGTTTGGCTTTGATCGTTTCTCCGTTAGGCAAGATTCGTTTAGGTGGTCGAGATGCGGTAGCGGATTATTCCTTCCTATCTTGGATCGCTATGTTGTTTGCCGCAGGCATGGGAATTGGTCTCATGTTTTGGAGTGTCGCTGAACCAGTGGCTTACTTTACGGGTTGGTATGAAACACCACTCAATGTGGCACCGAATACACCAGAAGCTGCCAAATTAGCGTTAGGCGCGACCATGTTCCACTGGGGATTACACCCATGGGCGATTTATGGTGTCGTTGCGTTGTCGTTAGCTTTCTTTGCCTATAACAAAGGTTTGCCTTTGTCGATGCGCTCTATTTTTTACCCTTTGCTGGGCGATCGTGCATGGGGTTGGGCAGGGCATCTAGTTGATATTTTGGCGGTTGTCGCCACCTTGTTTGGTTTGGCAACCTCGTTGGGACTGGGTGCTCAACAAGCCGCCAGCGGTATTCACCATGTGTTTGGTGTGGAAGCGGGTCTTGGCCTACAAATCGCGGTGATCACCGTGGTGACTTTACTCGCTGTGGTTTCGGTTGTTCGTGGTATTGATGGCGGTGTAAAAGTCATTAGTAACATCAATATGCTGGTTGCTTTTGCTCTATTAGCGTTGGTTGGCCTGATTGGTTGGGCGGTCAGTGTTGGTTCCGTTTCTACCACCTTAAGTGCCTATATTGAAAATATTATTCCTTTGAGTAATCCAATTGGTCGAGAAGACGAAGCTTGGTTTCAAGGTTGGACTGTCTTCTACTGGGCATGGTGGATTTCATGGTCACCGTTTGTAGGCATGTTCATCGCGCGTGTATCAAAGGGTCGCACTGTGCGTGAGTTTATGACGGCGGTACTGATTGTACCCACGGCGGTAACGCTGCTTTGGATGTCAGTGTTTGGTGGTATGGCGATTGACCAAGTGATTAATGGCATCGGCGAGCTGGGTGCCAAAGGGCTAACCGATGTTCCGTTGGCGATGTTCCAGATGTTTGATCAGCTTCCATATGGCACTTTACTGTCGGTTATTGCAGTTGTGTTGGTGTTGGTGTTCTTTATTACTTCGTCGGACTCAGGTTCGTTGGTGATCGATTCCATTACCGCAGGCGGTAAGGTGGATGCACCTGTGCTGCAACGTGTGTTCTGGGCCTTTATGGAAGGCGCGATTGCCGTTGCTTTGCTCTGGGTAGGTGGCACCGAAGCGATACAAGCACTGCAAGCGGGGGCGATTTCTACCGCATTGCCATTTACCTTTATTTTGCTTGCGATGTGTGTCAGCTTGCTTATGGGTATGCGCACCGAGAAGCAATAAGCATTCATTAATCTCTAGCCGACCTCTATGGTCGGCTTTTTATTTGTCGTACGGTATAAAAATGACGCTGATAATTGCATGGATAACAAAGACTTAACGTACTCTGTTTGCTGTAATAATTAGTGCATCAATAAGGGATTCTGTGTAATATCGCAGGCGAAAATTTGTTCCCCCAACAAGACCTTACGACATGAAATTAACCCTGAAACAAAAGCTCATAGGCGCAAGCCTATCGGCGGTAGTGATCATGGCTACCGTTTTGACTTGGCTGTCTGCTGGACAGCTGTTTGATCAAACCCGTAATGGCGTTTATGCTCGAGCAGAAAGCTTGGGTGTGGCAGCCTCACAAGGCATTTCTGACTGGATTGCGATTCGTAAAGACATTGCTCGCGCGTTTAACGATTACAGTGAAGAAAGCGATGTGGTGCCGTTCTTGCAGCAAGCGCGCAAAGCAGGCGGATTTGACGATATCTTCTTAGGTACGCCAGCTGGTGATATGTACCGCTCTCATCCAGAGCGTAATCGCCCTGATTATGATCCTCGTGTTCGTCCTTGGTACAAGGATGCCACAGCTGCAGGCAAA from Vibrio vulnificus NBRC 15645 = ATCC 27562 carries:
- a CDS encoding cache domain-containing protein; protein product: MPLKVKLILLTLLPLLLVSASISWISIYQAKTLGHKEVAIFKQSLIKSRESALKDSVDQAFDAISYIYNNPDLSQEEAQRRVKALLTQIRYGADGYFFAYDKRGTNLVHPILPELVGQNLLHIQDQNGDHLIEALLYQAQTGGGFHQYLWQKPSTGETVPKLSYAAWLDKWDWMIGTGLYIEDISEEVANMQAAINKNIETTFFSVVVILLVTVSVIVVLTLAINLHEHRLADKNLKELAHKTVMFQEDEKKHLARELHDGINQLLVSSKCHLELLAHKVQDPSLKVHLDKSQQSLTTAINEVRHISHQLRPSALDDIGLEAALSSLMQDFRSHSGIDIDILFDTQDGRLKSEVATTLYRVVQESLNNIEKHAGAKKVTVILQQMGNILQLLIRDDGYGFNVSDALRKRGIGLRNMRERVEFIGGDFELMSEPGFGTEITVLLNLDGLTYG
- a CDS encoding BCCT family transporter, which translates into the protein MTKGIDKYSIDSTDYTVGQDNVQRWGFDVHNPVFGISAGLVGLFLVAALVLDAHTMKTALDGIKWQIIGAFDWLFIWSGNIFVIFCLALIVSPLGKIRLGGRDAVADYSFLSWIAMLFAAGMGIGLMFWSVAEPVAYFTGWYETPLNVAPNTPEAAKLALGATMFHWGLHPWAIYGVVALSLAFFAYNKGLPLSMRSIFYPLLGDRAWGWAGHLVDILAVVATLFGLATSLGLGAQQAASGIHHVFGVEAGLGLQIAVITVVTLLAVVSVVRGIDGGVKVISNINMLVAFALLALVGLIGWAVSVGSVSTTLSAYIENIIPLSNPIGREDEAWFQGWTVFYWAWWISWSPFVGMFIARVSKGRTVREFMTAVLIVPTAVTLLWMSVFGGMAIDQVINGIGELGAKGLTDVPLAMFQMFDQLPYGTLLSVIAVVLVLVFFITSSDSGSLVIDSITAGGKVDAPVLQRVFWAFMEGAIAVALLWVGGTEAIQALQAGAISTALPFTFILLAMCVSLLMGMRTEKQ
- a CDS encoding MarR family winged helix-turn-helix transcriptional regulator; this translates as MEKHEEVLIAIRQIIRAIDLHSKKLNKVSGLTAPQLILMRAIKDLGEVTIRQLSNHTNMSQATATTILDRLERNGHVQRVRSQEDKRKVHAILTESGSALLAQAPMPLQENFVTEFQKLQEWEQSLLLSSVQRISSMMSAEQIDVAPILEIGNIAKTEQES
- a CDS encoding TRAP transporter large permease; this encodes MIGIVMFFVALFALLLGFPVAFTFGGIALLFGVWAEGVEMFAFMPYRIQSIMENTVLMAVPLFVFMGLVLQKTRLAEQLLESMGKLFGSVRGGLAISTVLVGALLAASTGVVGASVVAMGLISLPVMLKYNYDKGLACGTICASGTLGQIIPPSIVLILLGDVLGVPVGDLFQAAVWPGIVLVGVYVIYILIYAKLNPEAAQPMERDDTISRKQEVVKALKAVIPPLALIVVVLGSIFAGVATPTESAALGGAGAIVLAILYKQFSWGMVYDSAKETVKVTAMVFAILLGATAFSMAFTYTGGDELVEEWMLAIPGDKWGFLIITMLVILLLGFFIDFVEICFIIVPILAPVAEILGINMTWFAILIAMNLQTSFLTPPFGFSLFYLKGVAPAGVTTRDIYRGVMPFIGLQILVLASLLVFPSFYGMG
- a CDS encoding response regulator, whose amino-acid sequence is MDKPIRVVIVDDHQVVLDGFMARLEMEPEIDVVGTASNGLEALDVVKQHKPDVVLMDISMPILNGIEATRMIKAEWPEAKILMLTMHDNREYIMKVMQEGAVGYMLKEISAEKMVQAIKTVNQGSTYFCESVTQTLFTQEIVPAAQRPNPLSRREEAVLRLVAQGHSSKKIATLLEISYRTVETHRHNIKHKLDLNSTAELAKYALEQGLIE